A single genomic interval of Paenibacillus macerans harbors:
- the eutJ gene encoding ethanolamine utilization protein EutJ: protein MGAEHGMERVNLLVREMELAMDGARPFEDKVFKLPYKVGVDLGTSNIVITVLDQDDRPVGGALEKAHVVRDGIVVEYVRAVTLLQEMKKRLERRLGTVLHEAATAIPPGISPGNVKVITNVVEAAGFRLIQVIDEPEAAAKVLRVRSGAVVDIGGGTTGISIIRNGEAAASADEPTGGVHMTLVISGNLNVDFATAEQLKHDPEQHRMLSPIVQPVIEKMANIAMSYIPQDIETVYLAGGSCCLQGIEKVFAKYTSLNVRKPDNPLLVTPIGIAMSAKGDGLCCPPKP, encoded by the coding sequence ATGGGCGCTGAGCACGGCATGGAGCGGGTCAATCTACTGGTTCGTGAAATGGAGCTGGCGATGGACGGTGCACGGCCTTTTGAAGATAAAGTTTTTAAGCTGCCCTATAAGGTCGGCGTAGACCTGGGTACTTCGAATATCGTGATAACGGTGCTTGACCAGGATGACCGGCCGGTAGGCGGGGCTTTGGAGAAAGCCCATGTGGTCAGAGATGGAATTGTGGTTGAATACGTCCGTGCGGTTACGCTGCTGCAAGAAATGAAGAAGCGTTTGGAGCGGCGCCTCGGCACGGTGCTGCACGAAGCGGCTACGGCTATTCCGCCGGGAATATCGCCCGGCAACGTAAAGGTGATTACGAATGTGGTCGAGGCTGCCGGCTTCCGGTTGATTCAAGTGATTGATGAGCCTGAGGCGGCAGCGAAGGTGCTGCGGGTAAGAAGTGGCGCAGTGGTGGACATCGGGGGCGGCACAACCGGCATCTCCATTATCAGGAACGGCGAGGCTGCGGCTTCCGCCGATGAACCCACAGGCGGCGTGCATATGACGCTCGTGATCTCCGGGAACCTGAATGTGGATTTCGCCACGGCGGAGCAGTTGAAGCATGACCCTGAGCAGCACCGCATGCTCTCCCCCATCGTGCAGCCGGTGATTGAGAAAATGGCCAATATTGCGATGAGCTACATTCCGCAGGATATCGAAACGGTCTATCTGGCAGGAGGCAGCTGCTGCCTGCAGGGGATCGAGAAGGTTTTCGCCAAATACACCTCGCTCAACGTAAGGAAGCCGGACAATCCGCTGCTGGTTACCCCGATCGGCATCGCCATGAGTGCGAAAGGAGACGGCCTATGTTGCCCGCCGAAGCCTTAA
- the pduB gene encoding propanediol utilization microcompartment protein PduB — translation MDEAILKQVIEAVAQASPGGVPSAPAADAAAGFPLNNQQYTEKREQDVTSHCKAITEYVGSAMGDTVGLVIANLDRHLHESMGLDPRYRSIGIVSSRTGAGPQIMAADEAVKATNTEVVSIELARDTKGGAGHGCTIIFASEDVSDSRRAVEVALKELPRTFGNVYPCDAGHVELHYTARASLALEKAFGAPAGKSFGILVGAPAAIGLLMADTALKTANVEIVTYASPDKGTARSNEIIATITGDSGAVRQAVISARDVGVSVLRSMGHNPVSMTQSNL, via the coding sequence ATGGATGAAGCGATTCTGAAGCAGGTGATTGAAGCGGTCGCCCAGGCAAGCCCCGGGGGTGTGCCTTCCGCCCCGGCAGCCGATGCTGCCGCAGGCTTTCCGCTGAACAACCAACAGTATACGGAAAAGAGGGAACAAGACGTGACAAGCCATTGCAAAGCGATAACGGAGTATGTCGGCTCAGCCATGGGGGATACCGTGGGCCTGGTGATCGCCAATCTGGACCGCCATCTGCATGAGAGCATGGGCCTGGACCCGAGATACCGTTCTATCGGCATCGTCAGCTCGCGCACCGGGGCAGGCCCGCAAATTATGGCTGCCGACGAAGCGGTGAAGGCGACCAACACGGAAGTGGTCTCGATTGAGTTGGCGCGGGACACCAAGGGCGGGGCCGGACACGGCTGCACCATTATTTTTGCCTCTGAGGATGTCTCCGACTCCCGCCGGGCGGTGGAAGTGGCGCTCAAAGAGCTGCCGCGCACCTTCGGCAATGTCTACCCTTGTGATGCCGGGCATGTGGAGCTCCATTATACAGCACGTGCGAGTCTGGCGTTGGAGAAAGCTTTTGGCGCACCGGCGGGCAAATCCTTCGGCATTCTGGTTGGTGCTCCGGCTGCGATCGGCCTGCTGATGGCCGACACCGCGCTCAAAACAGCCAATGTGGAGATTGTAACCTATGCCAGCCCGGATAAAGGCACAGCCCGCTCGAATGAAATTATCGCCACGATTACAGGCGATTCCGGCGCGGTCCGCCAAGCGGTGATCTCCGCTCGCGATGTGGGCGTAAGCGTATTGAGATCGATGGGCCATAACCCGGTATCGATGACACAGTCCAATCTGTAG
- a CDS encoding sensor histidine kinase, producing the protein MKVRVQTSERNGDTMSEVIQLADIIEVEAFKSIQEKLAKIVMFPVITIDAEGNPMGAWSNFSPFCKLVRSSSEGERRCISCDYEAGKLAMKHRKPQIYRCHLGLQDCVAPIIAEGYFLGAVLGGQVLTDEADRAKIDAERISVEFGLPLQKVREAIGQIPLVSRQYLEDSVNFDTFVANYIAEISMKKMVQEQFLKESRENLLLERKAKTMELKQLQAQINPHFLFNTLNTIARMALIENAPETEELIYNLCDLLHYNLKNVEEFPKIRAEIESIKKYLYIQTLRYSDRIQYEIKVDPEIMDYRIPSMVLQPLVENAFIHGLEQKRDGGTVRISGCRTPDNRIVITVADNGRGFNPDILRAFANWDEDKGTHTGIGLFNTHERLRGYFGKSYGLSIRSEPDVSTLVHITLPCLREHLPIRMEDEHL; encoded by the coding sequence GTGAAAGTGCGTGTTCAAACCTCTGAAAGGAATGGCGATACCATGTCCGAAGTGATTCAACTTGCCGACATTATCGAAGTGGAAGCATTCAAGAGCATACAGGAGAAGCTGGCCAAAATCGTGATGTTTCCCGTTATTACGATCGATGCAGAAGGTAATCCGATGGGCGCGTGGAGCAATTTCTCCCCGTTCTGCAAGCTGGTGCGTTCTTCCAGCGAAGGAGAGCGGAGATGCATCAGCTGCGACTATGAGGCAGGGAAGCTGGCGATGAAACACCGCAAACCGCAAATCTACCGCTGTCATCTCGGTTTGCAGGACTGTGTGGCGCCGATCATTGCCGAAGGTTATTTTCTGGGGGCGGTGCTGGGCGGGCAAGTGCTGACGGATGAAGCGGACCGTGCGAAAATTGACGCCGAGCGCATCTCCGTTGAATTCGGGCTGCCGCTGCAGAAGGTACGGGAGGCGATTGGGCAGATTCCGCTCGTCAGCCGCCAATACCTGGAGGATTCGGTCAATTTCGACACTTTTGTTGCAAACTATATAGCCGAGATCAGTATGAAAAAAATGGTGCAAGAGCAATTTCTCAAGGAAAGCCGCGAGAATCTGCTGCTGGAGCGGAAAGCCAAAACGATGGAGTTGAAGCAGCTTCAGGCACAGATTAATCCGCATTTTCTGTTCAACACACTAAACACGATCGCCCGTATGGCCCTGATCGAAAATGCCCCGGAAACCGAAGAACTGATCTACAACCTCTGCGACCTGCTGCACTACAATCTGAAGAATGTGGAGGAATTCCCCAAGATCCGCGCGGAAATCGAGTCGATTAAGAAATATCTCTACATCCAGACCCTGCGCTACAGCGACCGGATTCAATATGAGATTAAAGTCGATCCTGAGATTATGGATTACCGCATCCCGTCGATGGTGCTGCAGCCTTTGGTGGAGAATGCCTTCATACACGGACTGGAGCAGAAGCGCGACGGCGGCACCGTGCGAATCAGCGGCTGCCGAACCCCGGATAACCGGATTGTCATCACCGTTGCGGATAACGGCAGAGGCTTTAATCCGGATATTCTGCGTGCGTTCGCCAACTGGGATGAGGACAAAGGCACACATACGGGGATCGGACTGTTCAACACGCATGAACGGCTGCGCGGCTATTTCGGCAAATCGTACGGCTTAAGTATCCGCAGCGAGCCGGATGTCAGCACCTTGGTCCATATCACCCTGCCCTGCTTGAGGGAACATCTGCCGATCCGAATGGAGGATGAACATTTGTGA
- a CDS encoding acetaldehyde dehydrogenase (acetylating): protein MKILDHDLQSIQEVRVILAAAKQAQKVLQSYSQEQIDHIVAQVAAAAEQSAVKLAQMAHEETGFGRWEDKVIKNTFASRQLYRHIKDMKTVGVIAIHETDQIVDIAVPVGVIAGLIPSTNPTSTVIYKSLLALKTGNAIVFSPHPSARRCISETVALLSSAAVQAGAPEGILGCLSILSMPGTSELMKHRDTSLILATGGEAMVKAAYSSGTPAIGVGPGNGPAFIERSADIPRAVKQIIDSKTFDYGVICASEQSIVVEKESRQQVVQELLRQGAYFLNSEQSAQLGSFLLRGNGTINPQAVGKSPERLAAMAGFSIPAGSRVLISEQATVSRSNPYSREKLAPVLAFYEAEDWQSACERCMELLEGEGKGHTMTIHSRNEAVIREFALHKQVSRLLVNTPAALGGIGATTNLPPAMTLGCGAVGGSSTSDNIGPMNLLNIRRLAYGVREMEDLREPVPMCAAKQVTAEAAAASAAPAAPAAMNEAQLEAIVQQLLRQLMG from the coding sequence ATGAAGATTCTGGATCATGATCTGCAATCCATACAGGAGGTTCGCGTCATTCTCGCAGCCGCCAAGCAAGCCCAGAAGGTTTTGCAAAGCTACAGTCAGGAGCAAATTGATCACATTGTAGCGCAGGTGGCCGCGGCTGCGGAACAGTCCGCCGTCAAGCTCGCCCAAATGGCCCACGAGGAGACCGGATTTGGCCGCTGGGAAGACAAGGTCATTAAGAATACATTCGCCAGCAGACAGCTGTACCGGCATATTAAGGACATGAAGACCGTCGGTGTAATTGCCATCCATGAAACCGATCAGATCGTGGATATCGCCGTACCGGTCGGTGTGATCGCCGGGCTGATTCCATCGACCAATCCAACTTCGACAGTGATTTACAAAAGCTTGCTGGCACTGAAGACAGGCAACGCTATCGTCTTTTCGCCTCATCCGTCCGCACGCCGCTGCATTAGCGAGACGGTGGCCCTTCTCTCCTCTGCGGCGGTGCAGGCGGGAGCGCCTGAAGGCATTCTGGGCTGCCTGTCTATTCTCAGCATGCCGGGCACCAGCGAGCTGATGAAGCACCGCGACACCTCGCTTATCCTGGCCACCGGCGGGGAAGCGATGGTGAAGGCGGCTTACAGCTCCGGCACGCCTGCCATCGGTGTCGGCCCGGGCAATGGCCCGGCCTTCATAGAGCGGTCGGCGGATATCCCGCGCGCGGTTAAGCAGATTATCGACAGCAAGACGTTTGATTACGGGGTTATCTGCGCTTCCGAGCAATCGATTGTGGTGGAGAAGGAGAGCAGACAGCAGGTTGTACAAGAACTGCTGCGGCAAGGAGCCTACTTCCTGAACAGCGAGCAATCGGCCCAGTTGGGCTCCTTCCTGCTGCGGGGCAATGGCACAATTAATCCGCAAGCGGTCGGCAAGTCGCCGGAGAGGCTGGCGGCGATGGCCGGCTTCAGCATTCCGGCCGGAAGCCGGGTGCTGATCTCGGAGCAGGCGACCGTTTCCCGCAGCAATCCTTATTCCCGGGAGAAGCTGGCGCCTGTGCTGGCTTTTTATGAGGCAGAGGATTGGCAATCGGCCTGCGAGCGCTGCATGGAGCTGCTGGAAGGGGAGGGCAAAGGCCATACCATGACGATCCATTCGCGCAATGAAGCGGTGATCCGGGAGTTTGCGCTCCACAAGCAGGTGTCACGCCTGCTTGTTAATACTCCGGCGGCGCTGGGCGGCATTGGGGCAACCACGAATCTTCCTCCGGCCATGACGTTGGGGTGCGGTGCGGTTGGCGGCAGCTCCACATCGGATAACATCGGCCCGATGAACCTGCTGAACATCCGCCGCTTAGCCTATGGTGTGCGCGAGATGGAGGATTTGCGGGAGCCTGTGCCGATGTGTGCGGCAAAACAGGTGACGGCTGAGGCAGCGGCGGCATCGGCAGCACCGGCGGCGCCGGCAGCAATGAATGAGGCCCAACTGGAAGCGATCGTACAGCAGCTGCTGCGGCAACTAATGGGATAA
- the pduA gene encoding propanediol utilization microcompartment protein PduA has product MRQEALGLIETKGLVSAIEAADSMVKAANVTLIGYEKIGSGLVTVTVRGDVGAVKAATDAGVASAKRVGEVISVHVIPRPHMDVERILPKLSEQ; this is encoded by the coding sequence ATGCGGCAGGAAGCACTCGGACTTATTGAAACAAAAGGGCTGGTCAGCGCAATCGAAGCAGCGGATTCAATGGTAAAGGCTGCGAATGTGACCTTGATCGGCTATGAAAAAATCGGCTCCGGTCTGGTAACCGTTACGGTTAGAGGTGATGTAGGCGCTGTCAAGGCGGCAACGGATGCGGGAGTAGCTTCCGCGAAACGGGTAGGCGAGGTCATTTCGGTACATGTGATACCAAGACCGCATATGGACGTTGAGAGAATTTTGCCAAAGCTGTCTGAACAATAA
- a CDS encoding BMC domain-containing protein — protein sequence MNGNALGLIEVVGYPAALEAADTCVKSSYVKLLGYEKAKDGRVVVKITGDVGAVKAAVEGAKSSAGKLGAVIAAIVIARPADGISRLVHSPETVFTEPGAEQMPGEPLEETAGGEKETAESAAGRRDADSPVAEEEVTKFNESGAEEPNADESAGGETVADPTEQAPWVEAADRELQQEPQSEPPVPQQEQQAERLDRAEVSCNLCGDPLCGRMKGQPAALCLHHRPRPVKRNKDGQP from the coding sequence GTGAATGGGAATGCCCTTGGTCTGATTGAGGTGGTCGGTTATCCGGCGGCGCTGGAGGCTGCCGATACCTGTGTGAAATCGTCCTATGTCAAGCTGCTGGGGTACGAGAAAGCGAAGGACGGGCGGGTCGTGGTCAAAATTACCGGAGATGTGGGTGCGGTCAAGGCTGCGGTAGAGGGGGCTAAGAGCAGCGCCGGCAAGCTGGGGGCGGTTATAGCGGCGATTGTCATTGCCCGCCCGGCGGATGGGATCAGCCGGCTGGTCCATTCTCCTGAAACCGTATTCACCGAGCCGGGAGCGGAACAGATGCCTGGAGAGCCGCTGGAGGAAACGGCGGGCGGGGAGAAAGAGACAGCAGAGTCTGCTGCCGGTCGGCGCGATGCTGACAGCCCTGTTGCAGAGGAAGAAGTAACGAAATTTAACGAGTCTGGTGCTGAAGAACCCAATGCGGATGAGTCTGCAGGCGGGGAAACTGTAGCGGATCCGACGGAACAGGCGCCATGGGTCGAAGCTGCGGATCGGGAGTTGCAGCAGGAACCGCAGTCAGAGCCGCCAGTACCACAGCAAGAGCAGCAAGCGGAGCGATTAGACCGGGCTGAGGTCAGCTGCAATCTGTGCGGCGATCCGCTATGCGGGAGAATGAAAGGCCAGCCGGCCGCTCTCTGTCTGCATCACCGGCCGCGCCCAGTCAAAAGAAACAAGGATGGTCAACCATAA
- a CDS encoding EutN/CcmL family microcompartment protein, translated as MHLATVIGKVVSTQKCEKLIGAKLLMIKSVDEKRRMTGDDVFVAIDMVGAGIGDLVLIDWGSSMYEDIRLSADMSIVGIVDDLQTDE; from the coding sequence ATGCATCTGGCTACAGTCATCGGCAAGGTCGTCTCTACCCAGAAATGTGAGAAGCTGATCGGCGCCAAGCTGCTTATGATCAAATCAGTGGACGAGAAGCGCAGAATGACCGGTGATGATGTGTTCGTTGCCATTGATATGGTTGGCGCGGGAATCGGTGACCTGGTGCTGATTGACTGGGGCAGTTCCATGTATGAGGACATCCGCTTATCCGCAGATATGTCCATTGTCGGAATTGTGGACGATTTGCAGACCGACGAATGA
- a CDS encoding phosphate propanoyltransferase: MDMNNQLVQSLAAEIASTLKVKDRSYSIPVGISARHIHLDRQDMEVLFGAGHELTVKSNLKQPGQFAASETVCIAGPKGCFPCVRVLGPLRPSSQIEISRSDAFALGINPPVRDSGDTAGSASLCVIGPKGMLVMNSKTICAKRHIHMSEEDAARFGVKNGDSVTVESADSGKKIMFHDVRIRAGREFVLEMHIDTDEANAAEVKNGDTVRITAVRQG, encoded by the coding sequence ATGGACATGAATAATCAGCTGGTACAAAGTCTTGCGGCGGAAATCGCGAGTACGCTTAAAGTAAAGGACCGCAGCTATAGCATTCCGGTTGGAATCTCCGCCCGCCATATCCATCTGGACCGCCAGGATATGGAGGTGCTGTTTGGAGCCGGCCACGAGCTGACGGTCAAAAGCAATCTGAAGCAGCCTGGTCAATTCGCTGCTTCGGAAACTGTCTGTATCGCCGGACCCAAAGGTTGCTTTCCGTGCGTTCGTGTGCTGGGGCCGCTGCGGCCGTCCAGCCAGATCGAAATCTCGCGCAGCGATGCTTTTGCGCTCGGAATCAACCCTCCCGTCCGCGACTCGGGAGATACGGCAGGCTCTGCGAGCTTGTGTGTGATAGGACCCAAAGGCATGCTGGTGATGAACAGTAAGACGATCTGCGCCAAACGCCATATTCATATGAGCGAAGAGGATGCAGCCCGGTTTGGGGTGAAGAACGGCGATTCAGTCACTGTAGAGTCGGCGGACTCAGGCAAGAAAATTATGTTTCATGATGTACGTATCCGCGCGGGCCGCGAGTTCGTGCTGGAGATGCATATCGATACCGACGAGGCAAATGCGGCGGAGGTGAAGAACGGAGACACCGTTCGGATCACCGCAGTGCGGCAAGGGTGA